Below is a window of Klebsiella sp. RHBSTW-00484 DNA.
TATGGGGATCACAGTACGAGCGCTGCTGCGTAAGAATGTCGAGCCTTTTGAAGCATTAGGGCTGGCGGAAGACCGCTTTACTGACGAGCAGTTAATCGACTTTATGTTACAGCATCCTATTCTGATTAACCGCCCGATTGTGGTGACGCCACTGGGGACCCGGCTGTGTCGTCCTTCAGAAGTGGTGCTGGATATTCTTCCGGATGCACAAAAACACGCGTTCACCAAAGAAGATGGTGAAAAAGTCGTTGATGATGCAGGTAAACGACTGAAATGAATCCTAAGGGGCATTTGCCCCTTTATATTTTACTTTGCCAGCCACCCTTGATGATGCTTTCCATAGCGACATTATTCTGGGTAATGCTGCCAACTTACTGATTTAGTGTATGATGGTGATTTTAAGGTGCTTGCGTGGCTTCCATTTCCATCAGATGTCCTTCCTGCTCCGCTACTGAAGGCGTGGTGCGAACGGCAAAAGCACTGCCGAACATCAGCGCTATCTCTGCTCTCATTGCCGTAAAACATGGCAACTACAGTTCACTTACACCGCCTCTCAGCCCGGTACGCACCAGAAAATCATTGATATGGCCATGAATGGCGT
It encodes the following:
- the arsC gene encoding glutaredoxin-dependent arsenate reductase, producing the protein MSNITIYHNPACGTSRNTLEMIRNSGTEPTVIHYLETPPSRDELVKLIADMGITVRALLRKNVEPFEALGLAEDRFTDEQLIDFMLQHPILINRPIVVTPLGTRLCRPSEVVLDILPDAQKHAFTKEDGEKVVDDAGKRLK